Proteins from one Staphylococcus saprophyticus subsp. saprophyticus ATCC 15305 = NCTC 7292 genomic window:
- a CDS encoding biotin-dependent carboxyltransferase family protein produces the protein MSIIIEGEGLFSSFQDFGRKGYEHDGVIPGGALDPLSHEIANRLVANDKHEATLEMTNRMASFRFTEPTLIAMSGGSFKAETAHMKVLPNKLYLMEKGDVLAFTETKHTSRVYLAIGGGFELDEWLGSTSTDFKSNIGGFHGRSLKKGDEINMKRDYTERHHKLFENLEETHQTDWGIDGYALSFNYMSDVFHVIKNKGTEDFEQKALSRFTSGEYKVTSKANRVGMYVEGKPVKAFYEDMPAHQSVQIGTIQVKRDGTPIILLNDHYTLGSYPQIGTIASYHLTKLGQKHQGTKLKFQFIDVESAEKNLIKYTNWLNQLFHGIEYRMQLEMLK, from the coding sequence ATGTCAATCATAATAGAAGGCGAAGGGTTATTTTCTAGTTTTCAAGATTTTGGACGAAAAGGCTATGAACATGACGGTGTGATTCCAGGTGGTGCCTTAGATCCGCTTTCCCATGAAATAGCAAATAGATTAGTAGCCAATGATAAACATGAAGCTACATTGGAAATGACAAATAGAATGGCAAGCTTTCGTTTTACGGAGCCTACATTAATTGCTATGAGTGGTGGCAGCTTTAAAGCTGAGACAGCACATATGAAAGTCTTGCCAAACAAATTATATTTAATGGAAAAAGGTGACGTCCTAGCATTTACTGAAACGAAGCATACATCTCGGGTGTATTTGGCAATAGGTGGCGGTTTCGAGTTAGATGAATGGTTAGGTTCAACATCAACAGATTTTAAATCGAATATCGGTGGTTTCCATGGACGAAGTTTAAAAAAAGGTGACGAAATCAATATGAAACGTGATTATACCGAGCGTCATCATAAACTTTTTGAGAATTTAGAAGAAACACATCAAACTGACTGGGGAATTGATGGCTACGCATTGTCCTTTAATTATATGTCTGATGTGTTCCATGTTATTAAAAATAAAGGCACAGAAGACTTTGAACAAAAAGCATTAAGTCGATTTACATCTGGTGAATATAAAGTGACGAGTAAAGCGAACAGGGTCGGCATGTATGTAGAAGGTAAACCAGTAAAAGCTTTCTATGAAGATATGCCTGCGCATCAATCAGTACAAATTGGCACGATACAAGTTAAAAGAGATGGCACACCCATTATTTTACTGAACGATCATTATACACTGGGTAGTTACCCCCAAATTGGTACAATTGCAAGCTATCATTTAACTAAATTAGGACAAAAGCATCAAGGTACTAAATTGAAGTTCCAATTTATCGATGTAGAAAGCGCGGAGAAAAATTTAATTAAATACACAAATTGGTTGAATCAACTATTTCATGGTATTGAGTATCGTATGCAATTAGAAATGCTCAAATAA
- the ltaS gene encoding polyglycerol-phosphate lipoteichoic acid synthase LtaS, translating to MKLHKKKLTLFAFFILTVLTVTLKTYFSYYVDFSLGVKGLVQNLILLMNPYSLIALVLSIFLFFKGKKAFWFIFIGGFILTFLLYANVVYFRFFSDFLTFSTLNQAGNVESMGGAVTASFKWYDFVYFIDTIIYLFVLIFKQKWLDKRVFSKKFVPVVMAASIALFFLNLAFAESDRPELLTRTFDHKYLVKYLGPYNFTVYDGVKTIQNNQQKALANEDDLTKVLNYTKQKQTEPNKEYFGAAKKKNIIKIHLESFQTFLINKKVNGEEVTPFLNKLSTGNEGYRYYPNFYHQTGQGKTSDSEFTMDNSLFGLPQGSAYSLKGDNTYQSLPAILDQQQGYTSSVMHGDYKTFWNRDQVYKHFGIDKFYDATYYDMSEDNIENLGLKDKEFFKESADYLAKEKQPFYNHLITLTNHYPFTVSPEDASIEKPNTGDSTVDGYIQTARYLDESLEEFVNELKKKGLYDDSVIMIYGDHYGISENHNKAMEKLLGEDITPAKFNDLNRTGFWLKIPGKEGTVDKTYAGQADVMPTILHLMGIDTKNYLMMGTDLLSKDHNDTVPFRNGDFVTKDYKYVNGRIYDNKNNEPMTEKPKDFEKRKQQSEKDLQMSDDVLNGDLLRFYDNPDFDKIKPSEYEYKTGPKGQERK from the coding sequence ATGAAATTGCACAAAAAGAAATTGACTCTTTTTGCGTTTTTTATTTTAACAGTATTAACTGTCACTTTAAAAACGTATTTTTCATACTATGTTGATTTTTCTTTAGGTGTTAAAGGATTAGTTCAAAACTTAATCTTATTAATGAATCCATACAGTTTAATCGCATTAGTACTAAGTATTTTCTTATTTTTCAAAGGTAAGAAAGCATTTTGGTTCATCTTTATTGGTGGCTTTATATTAACGTTCTTACTATATGCAAATGTTGTATACTTCAGATTCTTTTCTGATTTCTTAACATTTAGTACATTGAATCAAGCTGGGAATGTTGAATCTATGGGTGGTGCAGTGACGGCATCATTCAAATGGTATGATTTTGTATACTTTATTGATACAATCATTTACTTATTCGTTTTAATCTTTAAACAAAAATGGCTTGATAAGCGCGTGTTCAGTAAGAAATTTGTTCCAGTCGTGATGGCTGCTTCAATCGCATTATTCTTCTTGAACTTAGCGTTTGCTGAATCAGATCGTCCAGAATTATTAACGCGTACATTTGACCATAAATATTTAGTTAAGTACTTAGGACCATATAACTTCACTGTTTATGATGGTGTTAAAACAATACAAAATAATCAACAAAAAGCATTGGCAAACGAAGATGATTTAACAAAAGTATTGAATTACACAAAACAAAAGCAAACTGAGCCTAATAAAGAATATTTTGGTGCAGCTAAGAAGAAAAATATTATTAAAATTCACTTAGAAAGTTTCCAAACGTTCCTAATTAATAAAAAAGTGAACGGTGAAGAAGTAACGCCTTTCTTAAACAAACTTTCAACAGGTAATGAAGGCTATAGATACTATCCAAACTTCTATCATCAAACTGGTCAAGGTAAAACATCGGATTCAGAGTTTACAATGGATAACAGTTTATTCGGCTTACCTCAAGGGTCAGCGTATTCTCTAAAAGGTGATAATACTTACCAATCGTTACCTGCTATATTAGATCAACAACAAGGTTATACATCTAGTGTTATGCATGGTGACTACAAAACATTTTGGAACCGTGATCAAGTATACAAACACTTTGGTATAGATAAATTCTATGATGCGACATATTATGATATGTCTGAAGATAATATTGAAAACTTAGGTCTTAAAGATAAAGAGTTCTTTAAAGAATCTGCTGACTATTTAGCTAAAGAAAAACAACCGTTCTACAATCATTTAATTACGTTAACAAACCATTATCCATTTACAGTGTCTCCTGAAGACGCATCAATTGAAAAACCAAACACTGGTGACTCAACGGTAGATGGTTATATACAAACAGCAAGATATTTAGATGAATCATTAGAAGAATTTGTAAATGAATTGAAGAAAAAAGGTCTATATGACGACTCAGTTATTATGATTTACGGTGACCACTATGGTATCTCTGAAAATCATAACAAAGCGATGGAAAAATTATTAGGCGAAGATATTACGCCAGCTAAATTCAACGATTTAAACCGAACTGGTTTCTGGTTGAAGATTCCTGGTAAAGAAGGTACCGTTGATAAGACTTATGCAGGTCAAGCAGACGTAATGCCTACGATCTTACACTTAATGGGTATCGACACGAAAAATTATCTCATGATGGGTACAGATTTATTATCTAAAGATCACAATGACACAGTACCATTTAGAAATGGTGACTTTGTAACCAAAGACTATAAATATGTTAATGGCAGAATTTATGATAATAAGAATAATGAACCTATGACAGAAAAACCTAAAGACTTCGAAAAACGTAAACAACAATCTGAAAAAGATTTACAGATGAGTGATGACGTGCTTAACGGAGATTTATTGAGATTCTATGACAACCCAGATTTCGATAAGATTAAACCATCAGAGTATGAATATAAAACAGGTCCAAAAGGACAAGAGAGAAAATAA
- the recQ gene encoding DNA helicase RecQ produces MESTLSHYFGYDTYRPGQKEIITRVMNHQNVLGVLPTGGGKSICYQVPGLMLGGTTIVISPLISLMKDQVDQLKAMGIHAAYLNSSLTQKQQKEIETQLRKGEIQFLYVAPERFDNVYFIRLLQQLSIHLVAFDEAHCISKWGHDFRPSYQDVIHKVFALPQDFTIVALTATATIEVQKDIMERLNIGKHDEVKTSTKRRNLVFKVNPTYQRQKFVMEYVKEHKNAAGIIYCSTRKQVEELHDALENNGVDSTIYHAGLSNKEREAAQNDFVYDRVRVVVATNAFGMGIDKSNVRFVIHYNMPGDLESYYQEAGRAGRDGLNSDCILLFSERDIGLHQYFISSSKADDDYKDKMGEKLNKMILYTKTKKCLEATLVHYFEPNEKLEECGQCSNCVVENKTYNMTDEAKMIVSCIARMKQQESYSVIIQVLRGEESDYIRYCDYHQLSTHGIMKNYTTSDLSHLIDELRFKGFLNEHDEILTCDNSVKELLNNQVDVYTTPFKRKSKEKVNINTVEGVDRALFDELINVRKQLSESLSIPPVSIFSDFTLEEFAKRKPESKQEMILIDGVGSYKLKHYCPMFLEKIQTYKAKS; encoded by the coding sequence ATGGAGTCAACATTATCACATTATTTTGGCTATGATACTTATCGTCCTGGTCAAAAAGAAATCATAACTAGAGTCATGAACCATCAAAATGTGCTAGGTGTGTTACCAACTGGTGGGGGAAAATCAATTTGTTATCAAGTACCAGGATTAATGTTGGGTGGAACGACGATTGTCATCAGCCCATTAATTTCTTTGATGAAAGACCAAGTTGATCAATTAAAGGCCATGGGTATACATGCAGCTTACTTAAATAGTAGTTTGACGCAAAAGCAACAAAAAGAAATTGAGACCCAACTTCGAAAAGGTGAGATTCAATTTTTATATGTTGCACCGGAACGTTTTGATAATGTTTATTTTATAAGATTATTACAACAACTATCTATTCATTTAGTTGCATTTGACGAAGCACATTGTATTTCAAAATGGGGTCATGATTTTAGACCGAGTTATCAAGATGTTATTCATAAAGTGTTTGCATTACCACAAGATTTTACGATTGTAGCACTTACAGCGACAGCCACGATAGAAGTTCAAAAAGACATCATGGAACGTTTGAATATTGGTAAGCATGATGAGGTTAAAACAAGTACAAAACGACGTAATTTAGTTTTTAAAGTAAATCCGACTTATCAACGTCAGAAATTTGTGATGGAGTACGTCAAAGAACATAAAAATGCAGCGGGTATTATTTATTGTTCAACGCGTAAACAAGTAGAAGAATTACATGACGCTTTAGAAAACAACGGCGTAGATAGTACCATATACCACGCTGGGCTTTCTAATAAAGAACGTGAGGCAGCACAGAACGATTTTGTTTATGACCGTGTCCGTGTTGTAGTAGCTACCAACGCATTTGGTATGGGAATTGACAAATCTAATGTTCGTTTTGTGATCCATTACAATATGCCAGGTGATTTAGAATCTTATTATCAAGAAGCAGGACGTGCAGGACGTGATGGTTTAAATAGTGATTGTATATTGCTATTTAGTGAACGTGATATTGGCTTGCACCAATATTTTATTTCATCATCAAAAGCAGACGATGATTACAAAGATAAAATGGGTGAAAAGCTTAATAAAATGATACTTTATACTAAAACTAAGAAATGTCTGGAAGCGACGCTTGTTCATTATTTTGAGCCAAATGAAAAATTAGAAGAATGTGGCCAATGTAGTAATTGTGTCGTTGAAAATAAAACGTACAATATGACGGATGAAGCTAAGATGATTGTCAGTTGTATTGCACGTATGAAACAACAAGAAAGTTATAGTGTGATTATTCAGGTGTTGAGAGGCGAAGAGTCAGATTATATTCGCTATTGTGATTATCATCAGCTATCAACACATGGCATTATGAAAAATTATACAACATCTGATCTCAGTCACCTTATTGATGAACTTAGATTTAAAGGATTTTTAAATGAACACGATGAAATTTTAACTTGTGATAATTCAGTCAAAGAATTATTGAATAACCAAGTAGATGTATATACAACACCATTTAAACGTAAGTCGAAAGAGAAAGTAAATATCAATACGGTCGAAGGTGTAGACCGTGCATTGTTTGATGAATTAATTAACGTACGCAAGCAATTAAGTGAGTCGTTAAGTATTCCACCAGTCAGCATATTCTCAGATTTCACATTAGAAGAATTTGCAAAAAGAAAACCAGAATCTAAACAAGAGATGATTTTGATTGATGGTGTAGGAAGTTATAAATTAAAGCATTACTGTCCGATGTTTTTAGAAAAAATCCAAACATACAAAGCTAAAAGTTAA
- a CDS encoding ZIP family metal transporter — MSENFQNLPPYIQALIAGIITWLLTALGAAAVFIFKRVNDKILNSMQGFAAGIMIAASFWSLLQPAIDYGEGSSVPWLPAAIGFLLGGLFIRGLDLVIPHIHPNTQDTNQYHEGVGTKKLNKNTLLVLAITLHNIPEGLSIGVAFGGIVSGNGQATFLGALGLAIGIGIQNIPEGAALSMPIRAAGASRWKAFNYGQASAIVEPIFATIGAAAVLIITPMLPYALAFAAGAMIFVVVEELIPDSQASNNTDLATLSLMVGFIIMMILDVALG, encoded by the coding sequence ATGTCGGAAAATTTCCAAAACTTACCTCCTTATATCCAAGCATTAATAGCAGGTATTATCACTTGGCTACTAACTGCATTAGGAGCAGCAGCGGTCTTTATTTTTAAAAGAGTAAACGACAAAATATTAAATTCTATGCAAGGGTTTGCTGCAGGTATAATGATTGCAGCAAGTTTTTGGTCTCTTTTACAACCGGCTATTGACTATGGCGAAGGTTCATCAGTACCATGGTTACCCGCTGCTATCGGTTTTCTATTGGGCGGTCTTTTCATTCGTGGATTAGATTTAGTCATCCCACATATACACCCTAACACCCAAGACACAAACCAATACCACGAAGGTGTAGGTACTAAAAAACTCAATAAAAACACGTTACTTGTTTTAGCTATTACACTCCATAACATTCCTGAAGGCCTATCAATCGGTGTCGCATTTGGCGGTATTGTATCTGGTAATGGACAAGCGACATTTTTAGGTGCACTTGGACTCGCAATTGGTATTGGTATTCAGAATATTCCTGAAGGTGCTGCCCTATCTATGCCGATACGTGCTGCAGGAGCCTCAAGATGGAAAGCTTTTAATTATGGACAAGCATCCGCAATCGTTGAACCTATATTTGCAACGATTGGTGCAGCAGCCGTATTAATTATTACACCCATGCTACCATATGCGTTAGCATTTGCTGCAGGTGCAATGATATTCGTTGTGGTTGAAGAACTAATCCCTGATTCCCAAGCCAGTAATAACACTGATCTTGCAACGTTAAGTTTAATGGTTGGTTTCATAATCATGATGATACTTGATGTAGCTCTAGGATAA
- a CDS encoding ABC-F family ATP-binding cassette domain-containing protein, whose protein sequence is MEAYKIEHLHKSYADKIIFDDLQLSISEGEKIGLVGINGTGKSTLLKVIAGLDEDFNAEVSHPNAYRIRYSSQKQEFDRNMTVFEAVLTSETKTLQVIRAYESALNQYTATQSDDDFKKMMNAQEEMDNYQAWDYSAEIKTILSKLGIYDTTKEVSALSGGQQKRVGLAKTLIEQPDLLLLDEPTNHLDFESINWLINYVKQYPHTVLFVTHDRYFLNEVSSRIIELDRGKLTTYTGNYEAYIAKRAENEVIEQKQQAKQQSLYKKELAWMRAGVKARSTKQQARKNRFNDLEQDVKGQQHQDKASLNLAYSRLGKQVFELEHLTKRINDKTLFEDITQIIQSGQQIGIVGPNGAGKTTLLNILSGEDQSYEGNLKIGQTVKVAYFKQTEERLDRDIRMIDYLREESEVAKEKDGTSVSITQLLERFLFPSATHGKKIYKLSGGEQKRLYLLKLLVHQPNVLLLDEPTNDLDTETLTILEDYVETFGGAVITVSHDRYFLNKVAQEYWYIHDGKMERIIGTFEDYEAYKKEQDQKIEQQAKQQSKNKTNNEKKKKKGLSYKEQKEYETIIERIDTTEQRLEEIDEEMVAASSDYAKIKALNEEQKQLNEQYETDISRWSELEELKEQ, encoded by the coding sequence ATGGAAGCATACAAAATTGAACATTTACATAAATCATATGCCGATAAAATCATTTTTGATGATTTGCAATTGTCTATTTCTGAAGGTGAAAAAATAGGACTTGTAGGTATAAACGGTACAGGAAAAAGTACACTACTCAAAGTGATAGCTGGATTAGATGAAGACTTTAATGCTGAAGTCTCGCATCCTAACGCCTATCGCATTAGATATTCTTCGCAAAAGCAAGAATTTGATCGTAATATGACTGTATTTGAAGCTGTATTAACTTCAGAAACGAAAACACTACAAGTGATTCGTGCATATGAATCAGCTTTAAATCAATATACTGCAACACAAAGCGATGATGATTTCAAAAAAATGATGAATGCACAAGAAGAGATGGATAATTATCAGGCGTGGGATTATAGTGCAGAAATTAAAACGATTCTGTCAAAATTAGGTATTTATGACACGACGAAAGAAGTGAGTGCACTTTCTGGTGGTCAACAAAAAAGGGTTGGCTTAGCTAAAACATTAATAGAACAACCTGATTTACTACTCTTAGATGAACCTACCAACCATTTAGATTTTGAATCTATCAATTGGTTAATCAATTATGTAAAACAATATCCGCATACAGTATTGTTTGTAACGCATGATCGTTACTTTTTAAATGAAGTATCGTCACGCATCATAGAACTTGATCGCGGTAAACTCACGACATATACAGGTAATTATGAAGCTTATATTGCTAAACGTGCTGAAAATGAAGTCATAGAACAAAAACAACAAGCTAAGCAACAATCCTTATATAAAAAAGAACTCGCATGGATGCGTGCTGGAGTTAAAGCCCGTTCTACTAAACAACAAGCTAGAAAGAACAGATTTAATGATTTGGAACAAGATGTGAAAGGGCAACAACATCAAGATAAAGCATCGTTGAATTTGGCATATTCAAGACTTGGAAAACAAGTGTTTGAATTAGAGCATTTAACCAAACGGATAAATGATAAAACGCTATTTGAAGACATCACACAAATCATTCAAAGTGGCCAACAAATAGGTATTGTGGGGCCAAATGGCGCAGGTAAGACAACATTACTGAATATATTGAGCGGTGAAGATCAAAGTTATGAAGGTAATCTTAAAATTGGTCAAACCGTTAAGGTCGCATATTTTAAACAAACAGAAGAGCGTCTCGATCGCGACATCAGGATGATTGACTATTTAAGAGAAGAAAGTGAAGTTGCTAAAGAAAAAGATGGCACTTCCGTATCTATAACGCAATTGCTTGAAAGATTTCTATTTCCAAGTGCAACACATGGTAAAAAAATCTATAAATTATCAGGTGGCGAGCAAAAAAGGTTATATCTTTTAAAATTATTAGTCCATCAACCGAATGTGCTACTACTAGATGAACCAACAAATGATTTAGATACAGAGACACTTACAATTCTTGAAGATTATGTTGAGACATTTGGTGGTGCCGTCATCACTGTCAGCCATGATCGATACTTTTTAAATAAAGTCGCTCAGGAATATTGGTATATTCATGACGGAAAAATGGAACGCATCATCGGTACGTTTGAGGATTATGAAGCATATAAAAAAGAGCAAGATCAAAAGATAGAACAACAGGCTAAACAACAATCAAAAAATAAAACAAATAATGAGAAGAAAAAGAAAAAAGGTTTATCATATAAAGAGCAAAAAGAATATGAAACTATCATTGAACGTATTGATACAACTGAACAGAGGTTAGAAGAGATTGATGAAGAAATGGTTGCAGCAAGTTCAGATTACGCTAAGATAAAAGCGTTGAATGAAGAACAAAAGCAATTAAATGAACAGTATGAAACAGATATCTCAAGATGGAGCGAACTTGAAGAACTAAAAGAACAATGA